The Phaeacidiphilus oryzae TH49 region CCCGGACCCTCCCCGCCGACCCCGACGCCCACGCCAAGGACGTCGAGCGGCGCGGCGACCCCAAGTCGCCGCCGTGGCTGCAGAACTCCTACGACCAGCTGCAGAACATGGTCTCCACCTCCTCCGAGCAGCACCGCGCCTACCTGGTCGCCTGCATGCACTACAACCGGGACCTCGCCGCCGAGGCCCAGGCCATGGGCCGGGCCGGCGGCCGCCGCTCGCGCGGGGACGAGGGCCTGGCCGCGGTGATGGCCCGCGAGATGACCGACATCTGCGCCCGCCTCGCCGAGGCCGACATCCGCGTCCGGCAGCCGCTCGGGCAGGCTCGCCTGGCCTCCCTGCTGCACTCGATGTACGACCCGGACCACCCGATCGACCACGTCCAGGCGATGTCCCAGCGCAACGCCTGGCCGGCCGAGCTGGACGCCACCGAGGCCAACTACCTCCAGGCCAAGACCCGCGAGTCGGCCACCCGCGAGCCGTGGTGCCACGCCACCTCCTGGATCAAGGAGTGGCCGCTGACCCCCGTCGGCGTCAACTTCCTGGCCCCCCTGCTGGTGCACACCCCGGACGTGATCCGCACGGTCGCCGTCACCATGGACCTGGAGCCGACCGACATCGCCATCGAGCGGATGCTCACCGAGAAGACCAACGACGAGGCCGAGGCCAGCCGCGCCGCCAAGATGAACCGCACCGTCGACCCCCGCGACCTGGCCCACACCGGCCGCGTCGACCAGCGCGGCCAGGACCTGGCCTCCGGCGCCGCCGGCGTCAACCTGGTCGGCTACATCACCGTCAGCTCCCGTACGCCGGAGGGCCTGGCCCGCGACAAGCGGACGATCAGGGCCTCCGCCGGCAAGAGCTTCCTGAAGCTCGAATGGTGCGACCGCGAGCACCACCGGGCCTTCGTCAACACCCTTCCGTTCGCCACCGGAATCCGCCGCTGAAGGAGGCACCGCCATGTCAGCCCCGCTCAGCGGTCTCGGCAGTCTGACCGAGGCGTTCACCAGCTTCCTCTTCGGGAAGGTGGAGACCACCCGGCTCCCCGTACGCACCTCCACCGGGCAGGCCCAGGCCATCTACCTGCCCACCGCCGCCCCCGGGCTCGGCGACTCCGGCGTGATCATCGGCCGCGAGGTGTACAGCGGCAAGGGCTACGTCTACGACCCGTTCCAGCTCTACGGCCAGCAGCTGCCGGCCCCGCACTGGCTGGTCCTCGGCGAGTCCGGAAACGGCAAGTCCGCGCTGGAGAAGACCTACGTCCTGCGCCAGCTGCGGTTCCGCGACCGGCAGGTCGTGGTGCTGGACGCGCAGGGCGAGGACGGCGTCGGTGAGTGGAACCTGATCGCGGAGGCGCTGGGCATAACCCCCATCCGGCTGGACCCGATGTCCGCCCTGGAGGGCGGGATCAAGCTCAACCCGCTGGACCCGGCGATCACCTCCACCGGACAGCTGGCCCTGCTGCGCACCATCATCGAGGTGGCCATGGGCCGCCCGCTGGACGAGCGGGCCGGCTTCGCCCTCAAGGTCGCCCACGCCCATGTGCTGGCGGCGGTGACGGAACGTCAGCCGATCCTGGCCGACGTCATCGACAGCCTGCGGTCGCCGGCCCCCGAGTCCGCCGAGCCGCTCGGCGTCTCGGTCGAGGAGATCCAGACCTGGGGCCTGGACGTCGCCCTGGTCCTGGACCGGCTCGTCGACGGCGACCTCCGCGGGATGTTCGACGGACCGACGGCCACCGACATCGACCTGGACGCGCCGCTGATCGTCTTCGACCTCTCGCACATCGACCGCAACTCGATCGCCATGCCGATCCTGATGGCGATCGTCGGCGTCTGGCTGGAGCACACCTGGATCCGCCCGGACCGCAAGAAGCGGATCTTCCTGGTGGAAGAGGCCTGGCACATCATCAACTCACCGTTCGTGGCGCAGCTCTTCCAGCGGCTGCTCAAGTTCGGGCGGCGGCTCGGCCTCTCCTTCGTGGCGGTGGTCCACCACCTCTCCGACGTGATCGACGGGGCGGCCGCGCGGGAGGCAGCGGCCATCCTCAAGATGGCCTCCACCAGGACCATCTATATGCAGAAGGCGGACGAGGCGCGGGCCACCGGCCGGGTGCTCGGCCTTCCCCGCTGGGCGGTCGAGATCATCCCGACCCTCTCCCCCGGCATCGCCGTCTGGGACGTCAACGGCAACGTGCAGGTCGTCAAGCACATCATCACCGAGCACGAGCGCCCGCTCGTCTTCACCGACCGCGCCATGACCGAGGAGGCCATCATCGAACGCGATATGGCCGCCAAGAAACTGGCCGACGACCCAGCGGCATGAGGCGCGACATGCGCGGAGAACGGGGCAGGCCCGAGGTCGGCCAGGGCACCGGAGCCGACCCCGGCCTCGCCCCCGGCCGCTTCGGGCCGCCGCCCGGTGGGCCGAGCCGGCGGCCCGGTGGGTCGGTCCCGGACGGGCTGATCGTCGGCGGGCTCGCCTTCCTCCTCGGCGCGGTGACGCTGTTCTGGCTGGCCACCGAGGTCGCCGGGCTGCTGGCGCACGGCGGATTCCCGCGCCCGCTGCCGTTCCTGGACACCCCGGCCGCGATCCGCTCGCTGGCTACCCGTCCCAACAGCCTGGCCGCCGCCTGGCCGGCCACCCCGGCCTCCCGGCTGCCCGGCCCGGCCGTCTTCTGGACGACCTTCTTCGTCCTCCTCGCCCTGCTCGTCACGCTGGTCCTCTCGATCGCCATCTCGCTGTCCCGGAGCCGCGCCCGGCGCCGGGCCCACGCGGTCGCCGCGGCGGCGGCTGCGGCGGCCGCCGCAGGCCGGGCCGGAGCGGGCTCGGCGACCCGCCCGCTGCGCGCTCCGACGGGCGGGGGGAAGAACGGGGAGACCGGCGAGAACAGCGACAACGGGGCGAAGGGGGGGCGACCCGTTCGTCCTGCACCCGAGGAAACGTCAATTCACCTGTCGCATCCCCTTTCTGACGAGGGGACGGGCATTGCCGCCGCCGCGCCTGCCGTCCCCGCGACCCCCGCCACACCTACGCCGCCGACCGCGCCACCGCCCGGGGCCAGGCCCACGCCCCGGCCCACCCCGACCCCCGGCGTCCCCAACGGCGCCTCCGCCTCCGGCGCCGGTCGCTCCCCCCGCATCACGCCCCTCCCGGACCTCACCGGCCGATCGGCCTGCGTCTTCGTCCCGACGCCCACCCCCGCCAAACACGCCCTGCTGGACGCCGTGCGGGCCGGGCATCCCGGGCCGGTCCTCGTCCTCACCTCGTCCCGCGAGGCCGAGATCCCACCCGGGGCCCAGCTCTTCGACCCCCAGCGACTCGTCGAATCCGACGGCCCCGACACCGGGGTCTCCCGCGTCCGCTGGTCGCCGCTGGCCGGCTGCACCGACCCCGCCACGGCCACCGCACGTGCCAGGGCGCTCCTCTCGCTGGCCCGCCCCCTCCGCGAGCCGGCGCTGTCGCCGCTGGCCCGGGCCCGCCTCAACGACGGCGCCCACCGAACGACCGGAGCGTACGACACGGCACTGACACTGCTGCGCTGCTGGCTGCACGCCGCCGCGCTGGCCGACCGTCCGGTGCGCCAACTCCACCGCTGGGCCGGCGGCAGCAACTCGCACGAGGCGGTCCGGACCCTCCGTACCTCATCGCACCGCGAGCTCGCCGAGGGCTGGGGCGGCGAACTCGAGTCCCTGCTGTCCGCCCCGCATCCCGAACTCCGGGACTCCGCCGTGTCGTTGGTCGCCACCGCCCTCGACGCGCTGTCGGAACTGCATGTGCAGCAGTCCTGCACACCGACTTCGCCAAATGACCGCCTGGAAGTGGAATCTCTGCTGGGCGAAGCGGGCAGCCTGTATCTAGCGGGCCCGGCATCCGAGCAGCGCACCCCGCGGAGAAGCGTGATGCCACTGCTCACGGCGCTCGTCGAAGACGTGGTCGAGCACGGCCGGCGCATGGCCGCACGGTCACCCTCCGGTCGGCTCGACCCACCACTTCTCCTGCTGCTCGACGACGTGGCGGCGGTCGCCCCCACGCCGAGCCTTCCGGAACTCCTCGCCCGCGGCGGCACCCTCGGCATGCCCACGGTCGCGGTCCTCCGCTCCCCCGAACAGGCCCGTGCGCGGTGGGGTTCGGACGTTGTCCACACCCTGTGGAAGAAATCCGACGTGCGCCTGATCCTCGGCGGAACCGACCCGATAGCGGCCCGACCGGTGCTGGAGGAGCTGGCCCCGAAGGCCCCGGTGCCCGGCCCTGACCAGGCCATCCTTCTTGAGGGTGAACTTCCCGGCGCATCTTTGACGGAGATCCCGCATCCGCGCACCGCCGGCTGAGTTATCCACAGGAGGGGAACGAAAGCACGACTCTCCTGCCGCCCTGTGCCGGTTCCGTGCCACCATGTGACCCCACCGTCCACACCAGCACGCCCGCACGGGATGACCCCACGGGAAGGAAGCAGGAAGTTCCGCATGGCCACCCCTCCGGGTTGGGGCAACCCCGAGCACAACCAGTCGCAGTACGCGCAGTACCCGCCCCCGTACCCGCCGCCCTACTCCCCCTTCGGGTACCAGCACTTCCAGTACCCCGAGCCGGGACTGATCCCGCTCCGCCCGCTCACCTTCGGCGAGCTGATCCGCGCGGGCGTCAACGCCATCCGCCGCTACCCCGGCGCCCTCCTCGGCCCCATAGCGCTGGCCGTCCTGGCCGAACTGGTACTCCTCGGCGCCTACGTACTCTGCGCCTACCTGGTCTCGGGACAGGCGTTCCACGACGTCCTCCACTACGCCGAGCCCGCGAGCTACTCCGGTGACGGACGGCCGACCCCGCCGGACGGCGAGGTGGTGGCGTTCGCCGTCTGGATCTGCGGCGGGCTGGCGCTGGCCCTGCTCTGCCAACTCGCGCTGAGCGCCTGCGCCCAGGTCGTCAGCGCCACGGCGGCCGGCCGCGGTGCGGTCGGCCGGGCGTTCACCTTCACCGAGGCGCTGCGCGAGCTCCGCGCCCACGGCGGGCGGGCGCTCCGCCTCTACCTCTTCCTGCTGCTCCTCGGCCTGGCCGTGATGGTGGTCGCCTTCGGCCCCGGCATCGGGCTGGCGGCGGCCACCGGAGAGCCGGGATTCCTCGCCCTGCTGCTCCTCGCGTTCCCGGCGGTGGCACTCATCCTCTTCGTGGGCGTCCGCTGGCAGCTGGCCGCGCCGGCGCTGGTGCTGGAGCGCCAGCCGGTCCGCGAGGCCCTGCGCCGCTCCTGGCGGCTGACCAACGGCACTTGGTGGCGCACCCTCGGCCTCTCCGCGGTCTGCTCCCTCCTCGCGGGAGTGGTGGTCCAGATCGTGCAGATCCCGGCGAGCATCGTCGGCAGCGCCCTCGGCATCGGCGTCTCCGGCCTGCCGAACGGCCATATGGACGGGGCCGGCCTCGTCCTCGTCTATGCGGTCCCGATGGCCGCCTCCCTAATCCTCCAGCCGGTCACGGTGGCCTTCCAGCTCCTCCCGAACGCCTTCCTCTACATCGACCAGCGGATCAGGCGGGAGAGCCTGGACACCGCGCTCGCCGCGGAGGCCGGCATCACCTGGCCCCCGACCGCGCCAGTCCCCCCGCAGTACGTCCCCCCGCAGCCGGGGCCGCCGACGACGACGGAGACGGAGACCCAGAGCTCTCAGGACCCTCAGGACTCCCGGAACGCCCAGGAGCCGACCGCGACGGACACCCCCACGCCCGGCACCACGTCCGGCACTACGGTTGCCGAGCCTCCCGCGACCCGGGAATCTCCGGAGCAGGCCCCCGATGAGCCGAAGGACTCGCCGCCGCCAGCTCCTCCGACAGAGAGTTGAGCCGACCCAGCATCCGCGCCAGGGTGCGGACCTCGTCCGCACCCCACGCGCCCAGCAGCCGACGCATCTGCGCCTGCCTGCCGTCCCGTACCCGCTCCAGCCGCTCCCGCCCCTCCGCGGTGAGCCTCAGCAGCTGTGCCCGGCCGTCGGCCGGGTCCGGCTCGCGAGCGATCAGCCCCAGGTCCTCCAGGCTCCTCAGCTGCCGACTGGCCGTGGGCTTCCCGATGTTGAAGTAGCAGGCCAGATCGCTGGAACGGGCCTCCCCCACCTCGTCCAGCCGGACCAGCAAGGCATACCCCCCGGGCTCGAGGCCCGGATGAACCTGGCGCGCGATGGTGGCACCCAGCGTCCTCAGCCGCCGGAAGAAGACGCCCAGCTCGTACTCCACCGCCTGATAGTCGCCGTCGTCGGCACCGCCCCCACGGCCCTCCGGTCCCGTCGTCCCCCCTGCACTCGCGGTCGCAGAACCCTCCTGAGCCATGTACGGGCTGCCTCTCCATCGGTGCGGGCTGGTGGTCAGCGGTACTCCTGCCCCGCTGACCCGCCATTAGGCCGTTTCATGCGCCCACTGAAGAGTGATTCCCCACCACGCGTCCGCCCCGTCCGGCCACCCCGCCAAGTGACCCGGGCCTCGGCGGTTGACGCAGCGTCGGCGGCCGGCTTGCGGGTGAACGCAGAAAAGCCCGTGGCCCCGGTATCTCTACCGGGGCCACGGGCCCATTCTCAATATTTGTTCGGCGGCGTCCTACTCTCCCACACCCTCCCGAGTGCAGTACCATCGGCGCTGGCCAGCTTAGCTTCCGGGTTCGGAATGTAACCGGGCGTACCCTGACCGCCATGACCACCGAAACACTATGAAGAAATCTGCCTGTGGCAGGCCGTTTCTTCAGAACAACACAGTGGACGCGGAGCAACTATGGACAAGCCCTCGGCCTATTAGTACCGGTCACCTCCACCCCTCACAGGGCTTCCAGACCCGGCCTATCAACCCAGTCGTCTACTGGGAGCCTTACCCCAACACGTGGGTGGGAGTCCTCATCTCGAAGCAGGCTTCCCGCTTAGATGCCTTCAGCGGTTATCCCTCCCGAACGTAGCCAACCAGCCATGCCCTTGGCAGAACAACTGGCACACCAGAGGTTCGTCCGTCCCGGTCCTCTCGTACTAGGGACAGCCCTTCTCAAGACTCCAACGCGCACAGCGGATAGGGACCGAACTGTCTCACGACGTTCTAAACCCAGCTCGCGTACCGCTTTAATGGGCGAACAGCCCAACCCTTGGGACCTACTCCAGCCCCAGGATGCGACGAGCCGACATCGAGGTGCCAAACCATCCCGTCGATATGGACTCTTGGGGAAGATCAGCCTGTTATCCCCGGGGTACCTTTTATCCGTTGAGCGACGGCGCTTCCACAAGCCACCGCCGGATCACTAGTCCCTACTTTCGTACCTGCTCGACCCGTCAGTCTCACAGTCAAGCTCCCTTGTGCACTTACACTCACCACCTGATTGCCAACCAGGCTGAGGGAACCTTTGGGCGCCTCCGTTACCCTTTAGGAGGCAACCGCCCCAGTTAAACTACCCACCAGACACTGTCCCTGATCCGGATCACGGACCCAGGTTAGACATCCAGCACGACCAGACTGGTATTTCAAGATTGACTCCACCACCACTGGCGTGGCGACTTCACCGTCTCCCAGCTATCCTACACAAGCCGAACCGAACACCAATATCAAGCTATAGTAAAGGTCCCGGGGTCTTTCCGTCCTGCTGCGCGAAACGAGCATCTTTACTCGTAGTGCAATTTCACCGGGCCTGTGGTCGAGACAGTCAGGAAGTCGTTACGCCATTCGTGCAGGTCGGA contains the following coding sequences:
- a CDS encoding SCO6880 family protein, with protein sequence MSAQSAEIPYQHVRRTYLIGRARPNAMIGRNREPGEVLLIVIGAFIGMMWGILVPILPVRIIGLVGFPLLAFAIVYVPYRRRTFYKWAEIDRTFRRLNRSGGAVWRSSAMEAGTRFDGREVEVGPPPGIGRIRWLSAPFGPDEIAVLLHLERRTVTSVIEIEGPGVGLRDSEDQEALVERFGTLLKHVANGDGFVTRLQMLARTLPADPDAHAKDVERRGDPKSPPWLQNSYDQLQNMVSTSSEQHRAYLVACMHYNRDLAAEAQAMGRAGGRRSRGDEGLAAVMAREMTDICARLAEADIRVRQPLGQARLASLLHSMYDPDHPIDHVQAMSQRNAWPAELDATEANYLQAKTRESATREPWCHATSWIKEWPLTPVGVNFLAPLLVHTPDVIRTVAVTMDLEPTDIAIERMLTEKTNDEAEASRAAKMNRTVDPRDLAHTGRVDQRGQDLASGAAGVNLVGYITVSSRTPEGLARDKRTIRASAGKSFLKLEWCDREHHRAFVNTLPFATGIRR
- a CDS encoding glycerophosphoryl diester phosphodiesterase membrane domain-containing protein; translation: MATPPGWGNPEHNQSQYAQYPPPYPPPYSPFGYQHFQYPEPGLIPLRPLTFGELIRAGVNAIRRYPGALLGPIALAVLAELVLLGAYVLCAYLVSGQAFHDVLHYAEPASYSGDGRPTPPDGEVVAFAVWICGGLALALLCQLALSACAQVVSATAAGRGAVGRAFTFTEALRELRAHGGRALRLYLFLLLLGLAVMVVAFGPGIGLAAATGEPGFLALLLLAFPAVALILFVGVRWQLAAPALVLERQPVREALRRSWRLTNGTWWRTLGLSAVCSLLAGVVVQIVQIPASIVGSALGIGVSGLPNGHMDGAGLVLVYAVPMAASLILQPVTVAFQLLPNAFLYIDQRIRRESLDTALAAEAGITWPPTAPVPPQYVPPQPGPPTTTETETQSSQDPQDSRNAQEPTATDTPTPGTTSGTTVAEPPATRESPEQAPDEPKDSPPPAPPTES
- a CDS encoding ATP-binding protein, producing the protein MSAPLSGLGSLTEAFTSFLFGKVETTRLPVRTSTGQAQAIYLPTAAPGLGDSGVIIGREVYSGKGYVYDPFQLYGQQLPAPHWLVLGESGNGKSALEKTYVLRQLRFRDRQVVVLDAQGEDGVGEWNLIAEALGITPIRLDPMSALEGGIKLNPLDPAITSTGQLALLRTIIEVAMGRPLDERAGFALKVAHAHVLAAVTERQPILADVIDSLRSPAPESAEPLGVSVEEIQTWGLDVALVLDRLVDGDLRGMFDGPTATDIDLDAPLIVFDLSHIDRNSIAMPILMAIVGVWLEHTWIRPDRKKRIFLVEEAWHIINSPFVAQLFQRLLKFGRRLGLSFVAVVHHLSDVIDGAAAREAAAILKMASTRTIYMQKADEARATGRVLGLPRWAVEIIPTLSPGIAVWDVNGNVQVVKHIITEHERPLVFTDRAMTEEAIIERDMAAKKLADDPAA
- a CDS encoding TraM recognition domain-containing protein, which gives rise to MRGERGRPEVGQGTGADPGLAPGRFGPPPGGPSRRPGGSVPDGLIVGGLAFLLGAVTLFWLATEVAGLLAHGGFPRPLPFLDTPAAIRSLATRPNSLAAAWPATPASRLPGPAVFWTTFFVLLALLVTLVLSIAISLSRSRARRRAHAVAAAAAAAAAAGRAGAGSATRPLRAPTGGGKNGETGENSDNGAKGGRPVRPAPEETSIHLSHPLSDEGTGIAAAAPAVPATPATPTPPTAPPPGARPTPRPTPTPGVPNGASASGAGRSPRITPLPDLTGRSACVFVPTPTPAKHALLDAVRAGHPGPVLVLTSSREAEIPPGAQLFDPQRLVESDGPDTGVSRVRWSPLAGCTDPATATARARALLSLARPLREPALSPLARARLNDGAHRTTGAYDTALTLLRCWLHAAALADRPVRQLHRWAGGSNSHEAVRTLRTSSHRELAEGWGGELESLLSAPHPELRDSAVSLVATALDALSELHVQQSCTPTSPNDRLEVESLLGEAGSLYLAGPASEQRTPRRSVMPLLTALVEDVVEHGRRMAARSPSGRLDPPLLLLLDDVAAVAPTPSLPELLARGGTLGMPTVAVLRSPEQARARWGSDVVHTLWKKSDVRLILGGTDPIAARPVLEELAPKAPVPGPDQAILLEGELPGASLTEIPHPRTAG
- a CDS encoding MarR family winged helix-turn-helix transcriptional regulator encodes the protein MEYELGVFFRRLRTLGATIARQVHPGLEPGGYALLVRLDEVGEARSSDLACYFNIGKPTASRQLRSLEDLGLIAREPDPADGRAQLLRLTAEGRERLERVRDGRQAQMRRLLGAWGADEVRTLARMLGRLNSLSEELAAASPSAHRGPAPEIPGSREARQP